The following are encoded together in the Bubalus bubalis isolate 160015118507 breed Murrah chromosome 14, NDDB_SH_1, whole genome shotgun sequence genome:
- the FAM217B gene encoding protein FAM217B, with protein sequence MNAGPSRTKVQHPKNSRKRQSKPQVPHISSQLKSSLRGGVPQPTEDKLKESISPEGNPERSRLGPRYHGLSGNKLFLDFESMKIIKEDAEEEDSASDLSDSERIAIPPSPLTPPDLHLRAEEIDPVHFDLHLGQGPTWPEYCYPDFLPPPCNSWDLRDMAMLLHSERRTEAVPKTGGLLGKYIDRLVQLEWLQIQTIQCEKGKVAKGRPPTAPGTSGALKSPGRSKLMPSALSRPHQEGPLKSGPSRKKDTLCKEVHPFCYTGEASPRPLDVLSSSRLYSQKQTLEVQTEKKKKKSNKSPRLQPWDLSCGDGGPKIESNGNLRASRPPAMILDPADGCRAARAPAHIGLKKKGNVSNCAHATISSEKKLKTNGGKQNTYKFKK encoded by the coding sequence ATGAATGCAGGCCCATCTCGGACTAAAGTACAACATcccaagaattccagaaaaagacagAGTAAACCCCAAGTCCCCCACATTTCCTCCCAGCTGAAAAGCAGTCTCAGAGGAGGTGTCCCCCAACCAACTGAGGATAAGCTGAAGGAAAGCATTTCCCCAGAAGGAAACCCCGAAAGGAGCCGCCTCGGCCCCAGGTATCACGGGCTCTCAGGGAATAAGCTGTTTCTGGACTTTGAGTCCATGAAAATCATCAAAGAAGATGCGGAGGAGGAGGACAGTGCCAGTGACCTCTCTGATTCAGAAAGGATCGCCATCCCCCCATCCCCCCTCACGCCTCCTGATCTTCACCTTCGAGCGGAAGAGATTGACCCGGTTCACTTCGATCTGCACCTAGGGCAGGGCCCCACCTGGCCTGAATACTGTTACCCcgacttcctcccacccccatgcAACTCCTGGGACCTGCGGGACATGGCCATGCTCCTGCACTCCGAGCGCAGGACAGAGGCTGTGCCCAAAACCGGGGGGCTCCTGGGCAAGTACATCGACAGGCTCGTCCAGCTCGAGTGGCTGCAAATCCAGACCATCCAGTGCGAGAAAGGCAAGGTGGCCAAAGGGAGGCCTCCCACTGCCCCTGGGACCTCGGGGGCCCTGAAGAGCCCTGGGAGAAGCAAGCTGATGCCCAGCGCTCTGTCCAGGCCTCACCAGGAAGGGCCTCTGAAGTCAGGCCCTTCACGAAAGAAAGACACGCTCTGCAAGGAAGTCCATCCATTCTGTTACACTGGTGAGGCTTCCCCCAGACCTCTTGATGTGCTGAGCAGTAGCCGATTATATTCTCAGAAGCAAACCCTGGAGGTgcagacagagaagaagaaaaagaaatccaacaaGAGCCCCAGGCTGCAGCCCTGGGACTTATCCTGTGGGGACGGTGGCCCCAAGATCGAGAGCAATGGGAACCTCCGTGCATCCCGGCCGCCAGCCATGATCCTGGATCCCGCAGATGGCTGCAGGGCTGCCCGGGCACCAGCACACATAGGTCTTAAGAAGAAGGGAAACGTGAGTAACTGTGCTCATGCCACAATATCCAGCGAGAAAAAGCTCAAAACGAATGGAGGAAAGCAAAATACGTACAAATTCAAGAAATAA